The Desulfuromonas sp. genome includes a region encoding these proteins:
- the secG gene encoding preprotein translocase subunit SecG, translated as MTYFLISVHIIVCIALIVIVLLQGGKGAEIGASFGAGASQTVFGASGSRGFIGKITVSAAVIFMLTSLTLAYFYGQPGSSSIMPTAVAPQAPATQEVPAAIPTEPKPAAE; from the coding sequence ATGACTTATTTTCTGATCTCTGTTCACATTATCGTTTGCATCGCCCTGATCGTCATCGTGCTCCTTCAAGGTGGCAAAGGCGCGGAGATCGGCGCATCCTTCGGCGCCGGGGCCAGCCAGACCGTCTTCGGGGCATCAGGCAGCCGCGGCTTCATCGGAAAAATCACCGTCAGCGCTGCAGTCATCTTCATGCTCACCAGCCTTACGCTGGCCTACTTCTACGGGCAGCCCGGCTCAAGCAGCATCATGCCGACCGCCGTGGCACCCCAGGCCCCCGCAACTCAGGAGGTTCCGGCCGCGATCCCGACCGAGCCGAAACCGGCCGCCGAATAA
- the pnp gene encoding polyribonucleotide nucleotidyltransferase — translation MFTAYHKVEIEFNGQPLALETGKMARQADGAVVITFGETKVLCTAVSAKTMREGQGFFPLTVNYQEKFFATGKIPGSFFRRERGTNERETLICRLIDRPMRPLFPKGYMFETQIMPTVISADCVNDPDTLAMVAASTAVVVSDIPFAGPIAAVRVGRVDGKLIANPTIEQMEQSDLEIVVSGSKDAVMMVEGEANLVSEDEMLEAIFFGHEAMQPLIDMQTELAKLVGKAKREFSVPEIDEALIARVTELAEARLAEAARIRGKQERYAAVDAVKADVKATLAEEFEGCSEDISSVLGSISKRLVRQMVTKEKIRIDGRDSKTIRPINCEIGVLPRAHGSALFTRGETQALVAATLGTTRDEQRMDNIQDMTFKKFMLHYNFPPFCVGETSMRLFPGRREIGHGMLAERSIAQVLPAYDDFPYTIRVVSDTLESNGSSSMASVCGGSLALMDAGIPVKDAVAGIAMGLIKEGDDVAVLSDILGDEDHLGDMDFKVTGTADGIAALQMDIKITGVDKAVMKQALEQAKEGRTHILGKMAEAIEKPKGDLSPYAPRITTIYVKTDQVRTVIGSGGKNIRGIIDATGCSIDIEDDGRINIASADGDACKKAIQMIRDLTQEAAVGKLYMGTVRKIMEFGAFVEIFPGTDGLVHVSELDKERVRNVTDILNEGDQVLVKCIGIDRSGKIKLSRKEALGQKLPEEG, via the coding sequence ATGTTTACGGCTTATCACAAGGTCGAAATTGAATTCAACGGTCAACCTTTGGCCCTGGAGACGGGGAAAATGGCACGGCAGGCCGACGGCGCCGTTGTCATCACCTTCGGCGAGACCAAGGTGCTCTGTACCGCCGTTTCCGCAAAGACGATGAGGGAAGGGCAGGGTTTTTTCCCCCTGACCGTCAACTACCAAGAGAAGTTCTTCGCCACCGGCAAGATTCCCGGCTCTTTTTTCCGCCGGGAGCGCGGCACGAATGAACGCGAAACCCTTATTTGCCGCCTTATCGACCGTCCCATGCGCCCTCTCTTCCCCAAGGGGTACATGTTCGAGACCCAGATCATGCCGACGGTCATTTCCGCCGATTGCGTCAACGACCCTGACACCCTGGCGATGGTCGCCGCCTCGACCGCCGTGGTCGTCTCCGACATTCCCTTCGCGGGGCCCATCGCCGCAGTGCGCGTCGGCCGCGTCGACGGTAAGCTCATCGCCAACCCTACCATCGAGCAGATGGAGCAAAGCGACCTGGAGATCGTCGTTTCCGGCTCCAAGGACGCCGTTATGATGGTTGAAGGAGAGGCCAACCTCGTCTCCGAAGACGAGATGCTTGAGGCGATCTTTTTCGGCCACGAGGCGATGCAGCCCCTCATCGACATGCAGACCGAGCTGGCCAAGCTCGTCGGCAAGGCCAAGCGCGAATTCAGCGTCCCCGAGATTGACGAGGCGCTCATCGCCCGGGTCACAGAGCTTGCCGAAGCCAGGCTCGCCGAGGCCGCCCGGATTCGCGGCAAGCAGGAGCGCTACGCCGCCGTTGACGCCGTCAAGGCCGACGTCAAGGCAACCCTGGCCGAGGAATTCGAAGGCTGCTCCGAGGACATCTCCTCGGTTCTCGGTTCGATCTCCAAGCGTCTGGTTCGCCAGATGGTCACCAAGGAGAAGATCCGCATCGACGGCCGCGACAGCAAGACGATCCGCCCCATCAACTGCGAGATCGGCGTCCTCCCCCGCGCTCACGGCAGCGCCCTCTTCACCCGCGGCGAGACTCAGGCCCTGGTGGCCGCGACTCTCGGCACCACTCGCGACGAGCAGCGCATGGACAACATCCAGGACATGACTTTCAAGAAGTTCATGCTTCATTACAACTTCCCTCCCTTCTGCGTCGGCGAGACAAGCATGCGTCTCTTCCCCGGCCGTCGGGAGATCGGCCACGGCATGCTCGCTGAGCGCTCCATCGCTCAGGTTCTCCCCGCCTACGACGACTTTCCCTATACCATCCGCGTCGTCTCCGATACCCTTGAGTCGAACGGTTCCTCCTCCATGGCGAGCGTCTGCGGCGGTTCCCTGGCCCTCATGGACGCAGGCATTCCTGTTAAGGACGCCGTTGCAGGCATTGCCATGGGTCTGATCAAGGAAGGCGACGATGTCGCGGTACTCTCCGACATCCTCGGCGACGAGGACCATCTCGGGGACATGGACTTCAAGGTCACCGGCACCGCCGACGGCATCGCCGCCCTGCAGATGGACATCAAGATCACCGGCGTCGACAAGGCTGTCATGAAGCAGGCCCTCGAGCAGGCGAAAGAAGGCAGGACCCATATCCTCGGAAAAATGGCCGAAGCGATCGAGAAGCCGAAGGGCGACCTCTCCCCCTACGCGCCCCGCATTACAACCATCTACGTCAAGACCGACCAGGTCCGCACCGTGATCGGTTCCGGCGGAAAGAATATTCGCGGAATCATTGATGCCACCGGTTGCTCCATCGACATCGAGGACGACGGCCGCATCAATATTGCCTCCGCCGACGGCGACGCCTGCAAGAAGGCCATTCAGATGATCCGCGATCTCACCCAGGAAGCCGCTGTCGGCAAGCTCTACATGGGCACCGTCAGAAAGATTATGGAGTTCGGGGCTTTCGTCGAGATCTTCCCTGGCACCGACGGCCTTGTGCATGTCTCTGAACTGGACAAAGAGCGGGTTCGCAACGTCACCGACATTCTCAATGAAGGTGACCAGGTTCTTGTCAAGTGCATCGGCATCGACCGCAGCGGCAAGATCAAGCTCTCGCGCAAAGAGGCCCTGGGCCAGAAATTGCCCGAAGAGGGATAG
- a CDS encoding pitrilysin family protein: MVQSSTLENGIRVVTEQISAAHSVAIGFWVESGSRHEKLSENGISHFVEHMLFKGTDRRSAQDIAREIDSVGGVLNAFTGREFSCYFAKVLAKKLPLAIDLLSDIVLASVFDPDEIEKERRVILQEIHMVEDTPEDLVHDLFSQSFWEGHPLGLSVLGTADTVGRISREGLLGYMSERYCGKSILISAAGDLVHQDIVDEVAAAFSRVPAGSERPLCPLHNYRRCVGVVEKDLEQVHLCLGTRALPQNHPKRFAAHILNTLLGGSMSSRLFQTVREERGLAYSIYSYLHGHTDAGGLVIYAGTAPEDASEVVNLVLRELRRLKRETVSDEELRSAKEQLKGNLMLSMESTDSRMTRLAKNEIYLGKYLSLREVLRGFDRVTREDLRDLADYMLQDEYLNLQLLGRVRESEFPSDSLNLS; the protein is encoded by the coding sequence ATGGTCCAGAGTTCAACCCTCGAAAACGGCATCCGTGTCGTCACCGAGCAAATATCTGCTGCCCATTCGGTGGCCATCGGCTTCTGGGTTGAGTCGGGCTCTCGGCATGAGAAGCTCTCCGAGAACGGCATCAGTCACTTTGTCGAGCACATGCTCTTCAAGGGGACCGATCGGCGAAGTGCCCAGGATATCGCCCGGGAGATCGACTCCGTGGGGGGGGTGCTCAATGCATTCACCGGCCGGGAGTTCAGCTGCTACTTTGCCAAGGTCCTGGCAAAGAAGCTGCCCCTGGCCATCGATCTCCTCTCTGATATTGTCCTGGCGTCGGTTTTCGACCCCGATGAGATCGAGAAGGAGCGGCGGGTCATCCTCCAGGAAATCCACATGGTGGAGGACACGCCCGAAGACCTGGTCCACGATCTCTTCAGCCAGTCCTTCTGGGAGGGACACCCCCTCGGCCTTTCCGTTCTCGGAACGGCCGACACGGTCGGCCGCATCAGCCGGGAGGGCCTTCTCGGCTATATGTCGGAGCGGTACTGCGGCAAGAGTATCCTCATCAGCGCCGCTGGCGACCTCGTGCACCAAGACATCGTGGACGAGGTCGCGGCGGCTTTCTCCCGGGTGCCTGCCGGGTCCGAGCGGCCTCTTTGCCCCCTCCACAACTACCGAAGGTGCGTCGGTGTGGTCGAAAAGGACCTCGAGCAGGTCCACCTCTGCCTCGGAACGCGGGCTCTGCCGCAGAACCATCCCAAGCGCTTTGCCGCCCACATACTCAATACTCTGCTGGGCGGGAGCATGAGCTCCCGCCTCTTTCAGACCGTTCGCGAAGAACGGGGTCTTGCCTATTCCATTTACAGCTACCTTCACGGCCACACCGACGCGGGAGGGCTGGTCATCTACGCCGGTACCGCACCGGAGGACGCTTCTGAGGTCGTCAATCTGGTTTTGAGGGAGCTTCGTCGGTTGAAGCGGGAGACGGTCTCCGATGAGGAACTGCGGTCCGCCAAGGAACAGTTGAAGGGTAACCTGATGCTGTCCATGGAGAGTACCGACAGCCGGATGACACGACTTGCCAAGAACGAGATTTACCTCGGGAAGTATCTCAGCCTTCGGGAGGTGCTCCGAGGCTTCGATCGGGTCACCCGTGAAGATCTGCGGGACCTCGCCGATTACATGCTTCAGGACGAGTACCTCAACCTTCAACTCCTGGGGCGGGTACGGGAGTCGGAATTTCCCTCCGACTCCCTGAACCTCAGCTAG
- the truB gene encoding tRNA pseudouridine(55) synthase TruB yields the protein MHGLLVIDKPRGLSSHDVVRQVRRVLKTRKVGHGGTLDPLATGVLPVAVGEGTRILQFLLEGDKAYRATFKLGEVTSTQDSDGELVESRPLDGVTQEAVGKACRRLVGTISQVPPMYSALKHNGVPLYRLARQGVEVERKARQVEIHQLDLVEVDLPFVTIEVTCSKGTYVRTLVHDIGADLGCGAHLTALRRIQSGPFSESDSVPLGEIQDWEPGEAEGKLLDLSEALRQYPGLEVDGAAAERLRHGIPPSLEEAVGPFPGEEGNMVRLLQGGVLMAIAHFAPCRKREKRGDFELIKVLNLPPVS from the coding sequence ATGCACGGATTGCTGGTCATTGACAAGCCCCGAGGCTTGAGTTCTCACGACGTCGTGAGGCAGGTGCGGCGGGTGCTGAAAACGCGTAAGGTCGGGCACGGCGGGACTCTCGATCCCCTTGCCACCGGGGTCCTCCCGGTCGCCGTCGGGGAGGGGACGCGCATTCTTCAATTCCTTCTTGAGGGGGACAAGGCCTACCGGGCTACGTTCAAGCTCGGGGAGGTTACGTCCACCCAGGACTCCGACGGTGAACTTGTGGAGAGCCGTCCCCTTGATGGGGTGACGCAGGAGGCCGTCGGGAAGGCTTGCCGTCGTCTTGTTGGAACCATCAGCCAGGTTCCGCCCATGTACTCGGCCCTCAAGCATAATGGCGTTCCTTTGTACCGCCTCGCCCGGCAGGGGGTGGAGGTTGAGAGGAAGGCCCGGCAGGTCGAGATACACCAATTGGACCTGGTCGAGGTCGATTTGCCCTTTGTCACCATCGAGGTCACCTGTAGCAAGGGGACCTATGTCCGGACTCTTGTCCATGACATTGGGGCGGACCTGGGATGCGGCGCTCATTTGACCGCTCTGCGGCGAATCCAGAGTGGGCCTTTCAGCGAGTCGGACAGCGTCCCTCTTGGTGAAATTCAAGATTGGGAGCCCGGGGAGGCCGAGGGGAAGCTCCTTGACCTTTCCGAGGCGTTGCGGCAATACCCTGGTCTGGAAGTCGACGGAGCCGCAGCCGAACGGCTGCGCCATGGCATCCCCCCTTCTCTGGAAGAGGCGGTGGGACCTTTCCCGGGGGAAGAGGGGAACATGGTCCGCCTCCTTCAGGGAGGAGTCCTGATGGCCATCGCCCACTTTGCGCCCTGTCGGAAGCGTGAGAAGCGAGGCGATTTCGAACTGATCAAGGTCCTTAATCTTCCGCCGGTCTCGTGA
- a CDS encoding DUF493 domain-containing protein — protein MEKNPQGEDLLEFPCDHQFKAFGPNEGDFSATVRKAIGSVVSVPLDAVRSRPSSRGSYVCVSVLVRLHSYDQMKRIYSALQDIDELKYLL, from the coding sequence GTGGAGAAAAATCCCCAGGGCGAAGACCTGCTCGAGTTCCCCTGCGACCATCAGTTCAAGGCCTTTGGCCCGAACGAGGGTGACTTTTCCGCTACCGTCCGGAAGGCGATCGGTTCAGTCGTTTCCGTCCCCCTTGATGCTGTCAGGTCCCGACCGAGCAGCCGGGGGAGCTATGTCTGCGTTTCGGTTCTGGTCCGACTGCACAGTTACGACCAGATGAAAAGAATCTATTCCGCCCTGCAGGACATCGACGAGCTCAAGTACCTGCTCTGA
- a CDS encoding cytochrome C has translation MLLMNPTGGGPMRSWTVSLALLFFGAAAAIGFEGPSADIGRILYDSPKLGSSGNSCSSCHPVSRGLKNIVRLNDASLKTAINACLQSALLGRLMDGESTEMNSLLLHLRSRQEN, from the coding sequence ATGCTCCTCATGAACCCAACGGGAGGTGGACCGATGCGCTCCTGGACAGTGTCTCTGGCCCTGCTCTTTTTTGGGGCCGCAGCTGCAATAGGCTTTGAAGGCCCCTCGGCCGATATTGGCCGGATCCTTTACGATTCACCGAAACTGGGCAGCAGCGGCAATAGCTGCTCATCCTGCCATCCGGTCAGCCGCGGACTGAAGAATATCGTCCGCCTGAATGACGCATCCCTCAAGACAGCCATTAATGCCTGCCTCCAGAGCGCCCTTTTGGGCCGGCTCATGGATGGGGAATCCACGGAGATGAATTCACTCCTTCTTCACCTGCGCTCACGCCAGGAAAACTAA
- a CDS encoding PilT/PilU family type 4a pilus ATPase, which translates to MNIKTLNQILEIAFEKRVSDVHFEVGNPPFFRGRGQLVRSKLQNLAPEDTQFIASCIMEHNGRTLPDALREIDTSYSLPNGGRFRTSIFRQRGHVGIVMRVIPPHVANFKDLHLPPVLGEIVKAPNGLILVTGPTGNGKSTTLASMLRFINEKFNYNIVTIEDPIEFLFASKNSCIIQREVGIDTEDFSTALRASLRMDPDVIMVGEMRDAETIESCLKAAETGHLVLSTLHTQNAVSTINRIVGNFPPEGQEIIRQRLADILVATVSLRLIKDKSGEHILPVVEVMRSTTTIQACIREGRLEEIRKHIENGRAQYHMQSMDQHLIHLCKQKVITLEEAKRVSNSLDLERKLTFTS; encoded by the coding sequence ATGAACATAAAGACCTTGAACCAGATCCTAGAGATCGCCTTTGAAAAAAGGGTTTCGGATGTTCATTTCGAAGTCGGCAACCCTCCCTTCTTCAGAGGGCGCGGACAGCTGGTTCGTTCCAAACTCCAGAACCTGGCCCCCGAGGATACCCAGTTCATCGCCAGCTGCATCATGGAGCACAACGGACGCACGCTCCCCGATGCCCTCAGGGAAATCGACACATCATATTCCCTGCCGAACGGCGGTCGGTTTCGAACGAGCATTTTCCGGCAGAGGGGCCATGTCGGCATTGTCATGCGTGTCATCCCGCCCCATGTCGCCAACTTCAAGGACCTGCACCTCCCCCCAGTGCTCGGCGAGATTGTAAAGGCCCCGAACGGCCTGATCCTGGTCACGGGCCCGACCGGCAACGGCAAATCGACGACCCTGGCCTCGATGCTTCGCTTCATCAACGAGAAGTTCAATTACAATATCGTCACGATCGAAGACCCCATCGAATTTCTCTTCGCGTCGAAGAACTCCTGCATCATTCAGAGAGAGGTCGGCATCGACACCGAAGATTTCAGCACCGCCCTGAGAGCCTCCCTGCGAATGGACCCGGATGTCATCATGGTCGGGGAGATGCGCGACGCCGAAACGATCGAGTCCTGCCTCAAGGCGGCCGAGACGGGCCACCTCGTCCTTTCGACCCTCCACACCCAGAATGCCGTCTCGACCATCAACCGCATTGTCGGCAACTTCCCCCCGGAGGGACAGGAAATTATTCGTCAGCGACTGGCCGACATCCTCGTGGCAACCGTTTCCCTGCGCCTCATCAAAGACAAGAGCGGTGAGCACATCCTGCCGGTCGTCGAGGTGATGCGCTCGACAACGACCATCCAAGCCTGTATTCGGGAAGGACGCCTCGAGGAGATCAGAAAACACATCGAGAATGGCCGGGCGCAGTATCACATGCAGTCCATGGACCAGCACCTGATTCACCTGTGCAAGCAGAAGGTCATTACCCTGGAAGAGGCCAAGCGGGTGAGCAATTCGCTCGACCTGGAACGAAAACTGACCTTTACCAGCTAA
- the tpiA gene encoding triose-phosphate isomerase gives MRRPFIAGNWKLQKTIGEALELVEALKKQVAGVDGVDIVVAPVFTALTKVAEALDGSNISLAAQNCYTEKSGAYTGEVSPPFLKDAGCSYAIVGHSERRQIFGETSAFVNAKVKALLDEGLQAIFCIGETLQERESDQMYDVLSAQVKEGLTGLDAADMQNVVIAYEPVWAIGTGKTASNEQAGEAHAFIRGLVRGLFDEETAEAVRILYGGSVKPGNVDGLMAQPDVDGALVGGASLQADDFARIVKFERA, from the coding sequence ATGCGCAGACCTTTTATCGCCGGCAACTGGAAGCTCCAGAAAACAATCGGCGAGGCCCTTGAACTTGTAGAAGCCCTGAAGAAACAGGTGGCGGGCGTCGATGGCGTCGATATCGTGGTGGCTCCCGTTTTCACGGCCCTGACCAAGGTCGCCGAAGCACTGGACGGAAGCAACATCTCGCTGGCAGCCCAGAACTGCTACACGGAAAAGAGCGGCGCCTACACCGGGGAGGTCTCCCCCCCGTTCCTCAAGGACGCCGGCTGCTCCTACGCCATCGTCGGCCACTCGGAGCGGCGCCAAATCTTCGGAGAGACCAGCGCCTTCGTCAACGCCAAGGTCAAGGCCCTGCTGGACGAGGGACTGCAGGCCATCTTCTGCATCGGCGAAACTCTTCAGGAGCGCGAGAGCGACCAGATGTACGACGTCCTCTCCGCCCAGGTCAAAGAGGGCCTCACCGGCCTTGATGCGGCCGACATGCAGAACGTGGTCATCGCCTACGAGCCGGTCTGGGCCATCGGCACCGGCAAGACCGCCAGCAACGAGCAGGCCGGCGAGGCACACGCCTTCATCCGCGGCCTGGTCCGGGGCCTTTTCGATGAGGAAACCGCCGAGGCAGTTCGCATTCTCTACGGCGGCAGCGTCAAGCCGGGCAACGTGGACGGCCTCATGGCCCAGCCCGACGTGGACGGCGCCCTGGTCGGCGGAGCCAGCCTGCAGGCCGACGATTTCGCCCGGATTGTCAAATTCGAGCGGGCCTGA
- the dut gene encoding dUTP diphosphatase has protein sequence MEPITIRVKTLRRQAVLPRYMTDLAAGMDLHAALEVPLTFAPGERGLVPTGIAMAIPVGYEGQVRPRSGLALREGLSLVNSPGTVDADYRGEIGVIVINHGQQEVSIAPGDRIAQMVIAPVRRAVLQSVEALDETVRNGGGFGHTGITGGG, from the coding sequence ATGGAACCGATCACCATCCGCGTGAAAACCCTTCGCAGGCAGGCCGTTCTTCCCCGCTACATGACCGACCTGGCTGCCGGCATGGATCTTCATGCAGCCCTTGAAGTCCCTTTGACTTTCGCTCCTGGCGAGCGTGGGCTCGTTCCCACCGGCATTGCCATGGCCATTCCTGTCGGTTATGAGGGGCAGGTTCGGCCCCGCTCCGGGCTGGCGCTCCGGGAAGGCCTGAGCCTCGTTAATTCCCCGGGGACGGTGGACGCTGACTATCGTGGCGAGATCGGAGTTATCGTTATTAATCACGGTCAGCAGGAAGTGTCCATCGCACCAGGGGACCGTATCGCTCAGATGGTCATCGCCCCTGTGCGCCGGGCCGTTCTTCAAAGCGTTGAGGCTCTCGATGAAACCGTCCGAAACGGTGGCGGTTTCGGTCACACCGGCATAACCGGCGGAGGGTGA
- a CDS encoding L-threonylcarbamoyladenylate synthase — MLLSINPENPQRRHIQKVVECLRQGGVIAYPTDTTYGIGCDIFNRKGVKKIYQIKQRDPRKPFSFICADLSDAANYAQVSNFAFKTMRRRLPGPYTFVLDATRTVPDLLTTRQKTVGVRIPDNPIVLSIVRELGHPLVTTSANIAGDEPYHDPAQIEDAMGKVLDLVVDGGILLGDPSSVISLLGDRPDVLRQGSGDTSWIHSL; from the coding sequence ATGCTTTTGTCCATCAATCCTGAAAACCCGCAACGTAGGCATATTCAAAAGGTGGTGGAATGCCTTCGGCAGGGAGGGGTCATCGCCTATCCTACCGACACCACCTATGGGATCGGTTGCGACATATTTAACAGGAAGGGGGTCAAGAAGATTTACCAGATCAAGCAGCGCGATCCCCGCAAACCCTTTTCCTTTATTTGCGCCGATCTCTCCGATGCCGCCAACTATGCCCAGGTGAGCAATTTCGCATTTAAAACCATGCGGCGGCGACTCCCCGGGCCCTACACCTTCGTTCTCGATGCGACTCGGACCGTTCCCGATCTGCTGACGACCCGGCAGAAGACGGTGGGGGTACGGATTCCCGACAATCCCATCGTCCTGTCAATCGTCCGGGAACTCGGGCATCCTCTCGTCACGACCAGCGCCAACATTGCCGGGGACGAACCCTACCACGACCCCGCCCAGATCGAAGACGCCATGGGGAAGGTTCTTGACCTGGTGGTCGACGGGGGAATCCTTCTCGGCGATCCCTCATCGGTCATCAGTCTGCTCGGCGATCGGCCCGATGTGCTCCGGCAGGGCAGCGGCGACACCTCCTGGATCCATTCACTCTGA
- a CDS encoding DUF4388 domain-containing protein, with amino-acid sequence MSFTGDLEHLPIVDVVQLLHSTRKSGTLCVKSGKGESQLVFRDGFIVSANHSKNNIRIGQILVEMEFITTEVLRKALAAQKAAGKNKKPLIATLIEDGQIDRDDGYKGLEYLIEMTVVEILTWKSGTFILDVDSIKASDEYEYYPAKFDQDFNLDTQRVLMDALRIYDEKKRDGEIGDEDFYIEDAFEEADEPLLPEGGNEDQEDADPSLSAVDLGLADLDLLEQKIPDVFSSLGGLDPAEGHATKVSKALEGLAVGDQQKLVSFLEGFPEVATGAGRAMKGPRTRPLILVTEDEFLGHAAETICRHEGIGVTLIGDELDLTPALDRSLPAGAVPLLVFDGPLEAKDALSQGKRAALQTQLAEIFPESPIVRFAPPDDLRSSLQAYRDGIAAVIPRPARGEKDEAFAEDTIEFLEAFHAYLKRPSEPKNGQAGTELLGAVESLRGLKDASEISFVLLRRAAETFERAITFIVGRNELLAEKVIGVGGEAGKGKSNSLDLRIPLTGSKAALRLVETGGLFFGEIVDNQFTRPLFEAIGPPRHSEALLLALKIHGKPVALIYGDSGQNAPSPFPGPDLEILASHAGLVLENALCRKQLKKVSQQ; translated from the coding sequence ATGTCCTTTACTGGCGACCTGGAGCACCTGCCCATTGTTGACGTCGTTCAACTGCTGCATTCGACCAGGAAGTCGGGCACCCTTTGCGTCAAAAGTGGCAAGGGGGAAAGTCAGCTCGTTTTCAGGGACGGCTTCATCGTCAGCGCCAATCATTCCAAGAACAATATCCGCATCGGCCAAATCCTTGTCGAAATGGAGTTCATCACCACCGAAGTACTGAGAAAAGCGCTCGCGGCTCAAAAGGCTGCCGGGAAGAATAAAAAACCTCTCATAGCGACTTTGATTGAAGACGGTCAAATCGACAGGGATGATGGATACAAGGGCCTCGAATACCTGATCGAGATGACCGTCGTCGAAATACTGACATGGAAAAGCGGGACGTTCATCCTCGATGTCGATTCGATAAAAGCATCCGACGAATATGAATATTACCCTGCGAAGTTTGACCAGGATTTCAATCTGGACACCCAGAGGGTATTAATGGATGCCCTGCGAATCTACGACGAGAAGAAACGGGACGGCGAAATCGGTGACGAAGATTTTTACATCGAAGACGCCTTTGAGGAAGCGGACGAGCCCCTCCTTCCCGAGGGTGGCAACGAAGACCAGGAAGATGCCGATCCTTCGCTCTCTGCCGTCGACCTCGGTCTGGCAGACCTCGACCTGCTGGAGCAGAAAATTCCGGATGTGTTTTCCAGCCTCGGAGGTCTCGACCCGGCAGAAGGCCATGCCACCAAAGTGAGCAAGGCCCTCGAAGGCCTCGCCGTCGGCGATCAGCAGAAACTCGTATCCTTTTTGGAGGGGTTCCCCGAAGTGGCCACCGGCGCCGGCAGAGCCATGAAGGGACCACGGACCCGCCCCCTCATCCTCGTCACCGAAGACGAATTCTTGGGCCATGCCGCCGAAACGATCTGCAGGCACGAGGGTATCGGCGTTACTCTCATCGGCGATGAACTGGACCTGACCCCCGCTTTGGACCGGTCTCTGCCAGCCGGCGCCGTGCCCCTTCTCGTTTTCGATGGGCCCCTCGAGGCGAAGGATGCTTTATCCCAGGGGAAAAGAGCCGCCCTTCAGACCCAGCTCGCAGAGATATTCCCAGAGTCCCCCATCGTTCGATTCGCCCCTCCGGACGATCTCCGATCCTCCCTGCAAGCCTATCGCGATGGCATTGCAGCGGTGATTCCCAGGCCCGCCAGAGGTGAAAAAGACGAAGCATTCGCCGAGGACACCATTGAGTTCCTTGAGGCTTTCCATGCCTATTTAAAAAGGCCGTCCGAACCGAAGAACGGGCAGGCCGGCACCGAACTGCTGGGCGCTGTCGAATCACTCCGGGGCCTCAAAGATGCTTCGGAGATCTCCTTCGTGCTTCTTCGGCGTGCGGCAGAGACGTTCGAGCGGGCGATCACTTTCATTGTCGGCAGAAACGAACTGCTCGCCGAGAAGGTGATCGGGGTCGGAGGAGAGGCCGGCAAAGGCAAATCCAATTCCCTTGATCTGAGAATCCCCCTGACAGGCTCGAAGGCCGCTCTCCGCCTGGTCGAGACCGGGGGCCTGTTTTTCGGGGAAATTGTCGACAACCAGTTCACGAGACCTCTATTTGAAGCCATCGGACCGCCCCGGCATTCGGAGGCCCTCCTTCTGGCGTTGAAGATCCATGGCAAGCCCGTCGCCCTCATCTATGGGGACTCCGGGCAGAACGCGCCTTCACCCTTTCCGGGGCCGGACCTGGAGATCCTCGCGTCTCATGCGGGACTGGTTCTGGAAAACGCTCTTTGCCGCAAACAACTCAAAAAGGTCTCCCAACAGTAG
- the rpsO gene encoding 30S ribosomal protein S15 → MLVTERKQELIDKFKTHDGDTGSPEVQIALLSERITYLTEHFRTHKKDHHSRRGLLKIVGQRRRLLDYLKRKDVERYRTIIKALGIRR, encoded by the coding sequence GTGCTGGTCACGGAACGTAAGCAGGAACTCATTGACAAGTTCAAGACCCATGATGGTGATACTGGGTCTCCCGAGGTTCAGATCGCGCTTCTTTCAGAGCGCATTACCTATCTGACCGAACACTTTCGCACTCACAAAAAGGATCATCATTCCCGGCGGGGACTGTTGAAGATCGTCGGCCAGCGCCGGCGCCTCCTCGATTACCTAAAAAGGAAAGACGTCGAGCGTTACAGGACGATCATCAAAGCACTCGGCATCCGCAGGTAG